The proteins below are encoded in one region of Synergistaceae bacterium:
- the purR gene encoding pur operon repressor — protein sequence MRGQRTERLIRIATRFLTCPSRQLSLTSLAEDFLVSKTVISDDVTIIDESLAKEGLGGITVDRGRTGGAFFVPRLDEDVKRGFLEDLVVLLNDEERFLPGGMVYYSDILFNPHFGLRLGYIMASLFSEMRPDIVMTSEVKGIPLALFTAHAMGIPLAVCRFRNRASDGSAVTVHYPTKNGEIKAMYMGTKQLSSGKKVVIIDDFMRGGSTAAGMLLVAKEFGVEVVGTGVFIVASEPSEKAVASYRALLRLESDEDGKPRMMISDEGEV from the coding sequence ATGAGAGGACAAAGAACGGAAAGACTGATACGGATCGCCACGAGGTTTCTCACCTGTCCGTCGAGGCAGCTCTCCCTGACGTCGCTGGCCGAGGACTTTCTCGTCTCGAAGACAGTCATCAGCGACGACGTCACGATAATCGACGAGTCACTCGCGAAGGAGGGTCTCGGCGGCATAACGGTCGACAGGGGAAGGACGGGGGGCGCTTTTTTCGTGCCCCGCCTGGACGAGGATGTCAAGCGCGGTTTCCTCGAGGACCTAGTGGTCCTGCTGAACGACGAGGAGCGCTTTCTGCCCGGCGGGATGGTGTATTATAGCGACATCCTCTTCAACCCGCACTTCGGGCTTAGACTGGGCTACATAATGGCGTCCCTGTTCAGCGAGATGCGCCCGGACATCGTGATGACGTCCGAGGTCAAGGGGATTCCGCTCGCCCTCTTCACCGCTCATGCGATGGGGATACCCCTCGCTGTCTGCCGTTTCAGAAACAGGGCCAGCGACGGCTCGGCCGTTACCGTGCACTACCCGACCAAGAACGGCGAGATAAAGGCGATGTACATGGGTACCAAGCAGCTGTCCAGCGGAAAAAAAGTGGTCATAATCGACGATTTTATGAGAGGCGGAAGCACGGCCGCGGGAATGCTCCTCGTCGCCAAGGAGTTTGGCGTCGAGGTCGTGGGGACAGGTGTCTTCATCGTCGCATCCGAGCCATCGGAGAAGGCGGTCGCATCGTACAGGGCCCTCCTGCGGCTGGAGAGCGACGAGGACGGGAAACCGCGCATGATGATTTCAGATGAAGGCGAGGTTTGA
- the selB gene encoding selenocysteine-specific translation elongation factor, whose translation MEGREISLVLGTAGHIDHGKTTLVRAVTGVDCDRLSEEKKRGITIELGFAPLRLDDGRIASIVDVPGHERFIRQMVAGASGIDGVLLVVAADEGVMPQTREHLEILDLLGVRDGLTALTKTDSVDSELMELALEDVRDCLKGTFLEGRPIVPVSALEGRGMDLLRRELALLVDRITPRPRKGPFFLPVDRTFPMSGFGTVITGTAYRGELRPGAEGVVLPSGREGRIRSVQVHGANADVAMAGQRVAVSLAGVSIDEIARGDVLAAKGIYAPTKCFECEFRLLDSVPSLRHWQRVRLHIGTSDVTARISLLQSPSMKGGETVPAQIITEEEVVCLVGQRFVVRRYSPLETIAGGRVLSAYASKPRGRSARMACVERISALAGAESPEERFTVLLDSSGILSLDETVRHLQEAPSDVVKIGERLRMDPKGLMLLLTPDEGREEIARAGVVFLQGERKLFLSPERTVGLATEVVSFLRDFHEAHPSQAGAVADEVSRSALKGFEPRTARAFLEILVSGGVIVAGEGFVRLSTFTPRDDERFARESETLLDICRRRGFQPPLIEELAAESGLDEKSFASLLKEMRETGILSIVSGFVLSAEVEERLLDLLLKEREGFTLARVRDLTESTRKFVLPLLEYLDAKGYTRRAGEARILIPSRLKRRA comes from the coding sequence ATGGAAGGTAGGGAGATATCGCTGGTGCTCGGCACGGCCGGGCATATAGATCATGGAAAGACCACCCTGGTTCGAGCAGTTACCGGGGTCGACTGCGACAGGCTGTCGGAGGAGAAAAAACGCGGCATCACGATAGAGCTTGGGTTCGCACCCCTGAGGCTCGATGATGGCCGAATCGCAAGCATTGTCGACGTGCCCGGGCACGAGAGATTTATCCGCCAGATGGTAGCGGGCGCCTCGGGAATAGACGGAGTGCTGCTGGTGGTGGCGGCAGACGAGGGAGTCATGCCTCAGACCAGGGAGCACCTGGAGATTCTCGACCTGCTCGGGGTGAGGGATGGACTGACGGCACTGACCAAGACGGACTCGGTGGACTCCGAGCTGATGGAGCTGGCACTCGAGGACGTGCGCGACTGCCTGAAGGGGACGTTCCTGGAGGGGAGGCCGATCGTGCCGGTTTCGGCCCTGGAGGGAAGGGGTATGGATCTACTGAGGAGGGAGCTGGCACTGCTCGTGGACAGGATAACCCCGCGCCCCAGGAAGGGGCCCTTCTTCCTTCCGGTGGACAGGACCTTCCCGATGTCAGGCTTCGGGACTGTGATAACCGGTACTGCCTACAGGGGCGAGCTCCGTCCCGGCGCGGAGGGAGTGGTTCTGCCGTCCGGGCGGGAGGGGCGGATACGAAGCGTGCAGGTACACGGAGCTAACGCCGATGTCGCAATGGCGGGGCAGAGGGTCGCTGTCAGTTTGGCCGGGGTATCGATAGACGAGATCGCAAGGGGAGACGTGCTGGCCGCCAAGGGGATATACGCGCCGACCAAGTGCTTCGAGTGCGAATTTCGCCTACTGGACAGCGTTCCCTCCCTCAGGCACTGGCAGCGAGTGCGCCTTCACATAGGGACGTCGGACGTCACAGCGAGGATCTCCCTCCTTCAATCACCCTCGATGAAGGGCGGTGAGACGGTTCCGGCGCAGATTATCACGGAGGAAGAGGTCGTGTGCCTGGTCGGCCAAAGGTTCGTCGTCCGTAGGTACAGTCCGCTGGAGACGATCGCGGGAGGACGAGTCCTCTCCGCCTACGCGTCGAAACCGCGTGGGAGGAGCGCCAGGATGGCGTGCGTAGAGCGCATCTCGGCGCTGGCCGGTGCCGAGTCGCCGGAGGAGAGGTTCACAGTGCTTCTCGACTCCTCGGGGATCCTGAGCCTGGACGAGACTGTGCGGCACTTGCAGGAGGCCCCGTCGGACGTAGTGAAGATCGGCGAGAGGTTGCGTATGGACCCCAAAGGACTGATGCTCCTTCTCACACCGGATGAAGGCCGCGAGGAAATCGCTCGGGCGGGAGTGGTATTTCTGCAGGGAGAGAGGAAGCTCTTCCTGTCGCCCGAAAGAACGGTCGGGCTGGCTACGGAGGTCGTCTCCTTCCTTCGTGATTTCCACGAGGCGCATCCGTCGCAGGCGGGAGCCGTCGCGGACGAGGTGTCACGTAGTGCTCTGAAGGGCTTCGAGCCGAGAACCGCCAGGGCCTTCCTGGAGATTCTTGTCTCGGGCGGCGTGATAGTCGCGGGGGAGGGTTTCGTCCGGCTGAGCACCTTCACGCCGCGCGACGACGAGAGGTTCGCCAGGGAATCCGAGACTCTCCTGGACATATGCAGAAGAAGGGGCTTTCAGCCTCCGCTCATAGAGGAGCTGGCGGCGGAGTCCGGGCTGGACGAGAAGAGCTTCGCGTCCTTGCTGAAGGAGATGCGCGAGACCGGGATCCTGTCCATAGTGTCGGGATTCGTTCTGTCGGCGGAGGTCGAGGAGAGGCTCCTGGATCTGCTGCTGAAGGAGAGGGAGGGCTTCACCCTGGCCAGGGTAAGGGATCTGACCGAAAGCACCAGGAAATTTGTCCTGCCCCTGCTCGAGTACTTGGACGCAAAGGGGTACACGAGGAGGGCGGGAGAGGCGCGAATACTGATACCGTCTAGGTTGAAACGGCGCGCTTGA
- a CDS encoding ferredoxin — translation MRVYVEKDECIGCGVCAQVCPEVFSMDEDAGVSKVIRPEGGDCAVEAADSCPVGCITIED, via the coding sequence ATGCGTGTATACGTGGAGAAGGACGAATGTATCGGATGCGGAGTGTGCGCTCAGGTGTGTCCCGAGGTATTTTCGATGGACGAGGATGCCGGGGTTTCCAAGGTAATACGCCCTGAGGGAGGCGACTGCGCCGTTGAAGCTGCCGACAGCTGCCCGGTGGGATGTATTACAATAGAGGATTGA